A segment of the Onychomys torridus chromosome 16, mOncTor1.1, whole genome shotgun sequence genome:
CTTAGAGTtttagaacatctgtccaggcccttctggcttttagagtctctttGTGAAGTCAGATGCTATTATCATAAGTCTGCCATTATATGTTCTCTGGTCTTTTCTCCTTGCagcttttattctcttttttgttctttatgtttgGTGTATTGATTATTATACGCTGAGAGGAATTTCTTTATGTTTGGTGTATTGATTATTATACGCCGAGAGGAATTTCTTTTCTAATCCATTCTACTTGGTGTTGTGTATACTTCTTATAGAAGGCGTCTCCTTCAGTTTAGgaaaattttctattatttgttgaaatgttttctgtgcctttgatctggGTATCTTTTTCTCCCTTTGTTCCTATTATTCATGTATTTGGTCTTCTCATAGTACCCCAGATTTCTTGAAAGTTTTGTGCCAGGATATTTCAAAATTTAACGTTTTCTTTCATCCagatatctatttcttctattatgtcttcaatgcctgaagTTCTCTTCCATATTTTGTATTCTgctggtgaggcttgcctctgaggttacTGTCTGATTTCCATAATCTTTCACTtctagatttccctcagtttggtttttttctcttgattctattcccactttcaggtcttgaactgtttacttcatttccttccccctgtttgtctgtgttttcataggttttTAAAGGGATCAATCCATTTCCTCTCTGAGATCTCTGTCATATCCATaaaggctgttttaaggtctttgtcCCATActttgttagggaccaagatttcaggaaccaaacatgaaccatggaaagtactagctaagccagaaaACAAGTactaagcccactgcccttccccaaaGTAGTAACACCTATTTACTAGctagaggctcccaaagataagaacattccacagtcggGTGCTATGGCAACCGaatataaagagcattccatggtcaggtagcctagcaacagaacaaatggcccctgaccagtgaccttagctgacaccTTGCAgtttgcacgacctgcacgtctcccacattctgcacgccttccacatCTTTCCCCctaccctccttcctgccccctcccctcctatgctatataagccttgcggagagaaataaaaattgcagcttgatcagaatcttgtcttgctgtcagtctctcatgtcctttgtctctttcattcgctcccacaggtgggtcacccccattgaaaccctgctggctggggcaaTACTTCAGCTATGTTCCTGTTCCCAGGGTCTGCTGTGGTAGGATGCctggctctagtggagacatattgtcatGGCTGCTGTTGATTGGGTTTTTATGCTTGGCATCTAGGCATCTTGGTTTATGATGATTGTAATTCAAGGTGCCGATATCTGGTCTTGCCCCTGTTGGCTGGGTgtgttgttccttggtttctgttgccctctctggtacTTAGGagggtgtggtggctgtgtgttgcctctTAGGCAGTTCTCTTGGGATCCTGCTGTGTGTGACTAGAGGGACTTCCAGGTATTGGGAACTGACACTTAGAAATGCCCAAGGGAGTAGGGTGCCcacaggagacaggaaataaagcAGTGTTCTACTATGATGTACTCAGTCCCttggggatgggggcagagtgagGAGAGGCTGCAGCAGGTCATCTGCCACAGAGGGAGTGGTGAGACCGAGGGAGTGGATTttgaggagagcagggagagtgGGGGTCTGTGGTTACCCTAGCCAGCTTCCCTGCCCAGAGTGCAAAAATCTCTTAGAGTTTGATAATTAGAAGCAAACCACTCGATTATAAACCAGCCAAAGTCTTCAAAAGATGCCTCACAGAGTCATCCTTGCAGGTGACAAATAAACGATGCTCAAGTTGTCATCAGAGAAAAGCTGATTCAAATAATGAGATGTCACTGTGTACCAGTATTGTGGTCAGCCCTCGAACTGTGACACCACAGGCTGTGAAACAGGTGACCCCAGTCACTTCTGGTAGGGGATAAAATAGGGTCCAGCCACTGTCAAAGACAGGATTGCAATTTCTTAACCCAACCAAGTGTGCTCCATCCAGATAATCCAACAATTATACTCCTTGACATTTACCCAAATGAGCTGAAATTAtgccagaaaaataaaagcttgCATATGGACATTTAtaatggctttattcataattgatAAAATGTGGAAGAAACCAAGACATCCTTCTGGCAGTGGGATATCATTCATGATCTAAAAAAATTAGTtaaagccagacatggcagctcacagttttAATCCTAACAGTTAGTAGGCAGAGGCCAGTTGCTCTCTGTGAATggagtccagcttggtctacatagggagttcctggccagccaatATGATATAGTGaaaatgtgtctcaaaaaacttatctgtccatccattcgaagacaaagagaaaaactgAATGCACTATCTACTAACATTAAACGATATATTCTGCATGATACCAACCACCAGACACAAGTGACAACAACAAGAAACACATTGAGTGGGAGTCAGGATTTGGTAGAGGCAgggaggtataggtggaactCGACTAGAGTGTACAGTACAGGAGTACTAGAGTGAGGCTGTTCTCTATAATACTGTAGTGGTGGACATGTTCCACATCCATTAGAAGATACAAAGCCAGGAGTGGATTCTAATGCAGATTGTGGACTTTGGGTGATGTCAACATTGTGATCCACCAGTGCTAACAAGTGTATCACTGTGTGGAGGTTGTTTTATCAGTTGGTGTGGTTGTGTCTTTGTGGGAGCAAAGGCTATATACCATGAGTCTCCATAGACGATTTTGCTATGAACCTGAAACTGCTCGAAAACTTAAGGCAAAAGTGGTCTACCCTGGAGGACATGATGCTACCCAGGACAAGCCTGGAACACAATGAAAACTGTCATGTGACTTTACTTCTGTGTAGAGTTTAAATGAGGTGAAGAGCTAGAGAGTAGAATGGGTTACTAAGAGGGGGAGGAGCCATCAAAGGACAGGGGAGTTGCAGATGAGAAGGGAAAGCTTTCAGGTGGGTAAGAGGGATACTTGTAGACTGACTGCAAAGTAGTgttcactaaaaaaaaatgacaccttTCAAAAAGAATAGAagagtaaaatttaaatatttaaccgAAAATATGACAGAATGGTGGGTATGTTTGTTGGTAGGTCCTCTATTCCTCATCATAGACCTGCTTGGAAACTTGTTATATGTCATAAATCTATACAGTTATGGTTTACCAATAAAAATATATggattgaaaaaccaaaaacaagggggttagagagatggctcagcagttaagagcacttgctgctcttacaggggacctgggttcagttcctagcacccacatggaagctcacaactgtaaaTTTCCAGGGGatttagtgccctcttctggcctccacagtacCAAGGTATACACATGGTACAggaacatacatacaggcaaaacacctacacatataaaaataaactaatgaaatcattttaaatacGTAATCTAGATGTTTTGACCAAAGCAAAAATATCATGCTCTCACACACGGCAGTATCCCATATAAGCACTTCACCCCCTACAAATGTCCTCTATCACTTTATATCAACTATATTAAATGTCCTAAACACTTTACATCATCTTGACACTAATTAGAGTCACCTAATGATAGCCCATATGGGAATGGCTTTACCAATTTCCCATGGGTCCAAGGCCTTGGGGTCTGCTTTTGAACTAAAGAGTGCTGAGACTTCTCCTTTCCACAGAAACCTTATTCAGTGTGCTGTTGTTTGCAACATAGCTTGCTTGAATCGAAATTAGTGCTGCACTGAATATATATGTTATGTTACATATTAGATATTACATAttaaacattatatattatacCAAGACACAGAATGCAGATAAAGAGGTTGGCATCTTAATAGTGTTCAGTCTTCTAACCTGTAAACATGGGCTGTGAGATTGTTGGCTGGCCTCTTAGACAGCTCCCTTGGTGTTTTATAGACTTCCAGCTGTAGATCTCTACAGAATTTTTTAGGGGCTTTGGTGTTCTTTTATAtactgatttctctctctctgattttcctttctgttgttttccATACATGGCATATGTCATGAAGGGCTTAGATTACAGAAACAGGTCTTcaccttcctgctttctgaggagttctgggcagagaggggagagaagccAGGGTGACGAGTGTCCAGGGTCGCTTAGAGAGCAGTGAAGGTGAAACCAACAGAGAATGATAGAGAAGTCAACGCCGAGTACCAAAGCCCAAGACAATTTCTCCATCACTTTGAGGACTTGGGGATTAGGGTGATGGCTTCTACTTTAGGGGATAATAGGATAGAGGTAGCACCAAGAAGGAATGAACTCCATTGACCTTACACTGGTATTCAGGTTCCCCTTGCTTATTCATGACATTCAATCAGGATGGGAGAGACAGGAGTGAAACCACCACTCCAGGCCACTACATGGAAACCCAGGTTCTTAGAATATCCACAGGGGGTGGTTAGAGGGACTAGAAAGAGGGGGATAGTCTCCTAAAGCCTTTACATGTCCCAAAATGAGAATTTCAGGATTTGCTTCAGGGTTCGAGGCTTCCTTAATTTGACTAGCTTGAATGTCCCCAGTTGTAGGTGGGATGATTGGCATGTCTGAATACCACGCTGTGTTTATGCTGTTTCTTCAGGGCGCATTTGCAGTAATGCAGTTCCAATTCAAAAGAAAGCAACGTTAATTGACTTGTCCCTGACGGTCATGCAAGCTTCTTGCTGATGAACAGCTGTAGTTCTAAAACAAATGCCTTATTCTCTTGTCAAAAGGCTCTTGAAATGGTGGTCCAAGGATGTTTTTCTTCACCTGGATGCTTTGGCTGAATGCAGTACAGAGGGGAAGAGGTGTCAGGGATCACCTCAGGGAGACCTCACGCTTACTCCGGATAAGGGCTCTTAAAACCAAGTCTACATTAAGAGTCTGCCAGATTCTTGTTCTCACTGACAGGAAGACAATTCACATGGGAAGGAATACTCAACTCACATTTGTTaactctttctaaagaaggaGAGTGAAACACATGAAGGGACAGATATGTTAAAATTATCATATGATAATGAGGAAATATGGGATCTCAAAAAAGGCTATGAATTTGGAAATGGATCACCATGAGAGGATTTTGAGTAACAGTACCTAAAAGGAGGTGGAAAATAAAGAGGGAACATGGTGtaactgtattttaatttaaatgtaataaaattaaacgTAACCTTAAATtcgaaatatatatatatatatatgctaaagaTATACAGAGCTTGGAATGTGAGCAGAAAAGATATCCTAAAAGGGCCTTATCTATCAAGGTTGCAGACTTTCTATATGAAACAGTTTGTGACAAAAAAATACACTCAGTGGAAGTCATTATGTTATAAACCTGCTTTATTTGGCAATTTCAAGAAAGCAAAGAGCAGAGGAGAGGTCACATGAGCACAGACTTCATACATCACAGGACTGTTGACTTAGGTTATCAAGTTACTGCCAGGGAGCTTCATGATATTGAAGTTGTTGTTTTCTAGGGCAACAGGAAACTAAACAGAAGCTCCCATTATGTTGAGTAGGACCTAGATAATGATTTCCAGAAGGAAAGGGCCAAGGACACCATTTCACAAGTATcattggagacagaggcagggaggcaggagcctggaaaCCAAAATACAACTCGAAGCACCAAATGTGAGTGAATTGTGATGTGAAGTCAGAGGAAGACAATCAGAAGATGACAGACAGGAGCAACAAGGACTCAGTTCCTCTGCCCAAaccagagggcagaggagggaggccaGCAGGTAGAGCACCTGAGCACAGGGCTCTGCAGCCAGGGGGTCTGGGGGTCAGGGACCAGCTCTGGTGGCAGGAAATTCAGTGCCTGTAGctcttcctgctggaggaggtggtggtgtacTTGATGGTGGACGAGCTGCCACCAGAGGAGCTGAGGCCACCGCTGATGCCTCTGCCACTGCCAGAACTGAAGCCTCCtcccaggcccaggctgctgctgtaGGAGTAGCTGCTGCCTCCtcccaggcccaggctgctgctggcaCCACCTGCGCTGCCATAGCCGCTGGACATGGTGGACTGCACCACAGCTGCAGAGATGAAGGGTAAAAGGACATGGTGAGCCACTCTGTCCTGTGAGCCAGGCTCaaggcaggggaaggggaggTGGCAAGCAGAGTACTTACAGATGTTGACTGGTCCAACACCTTCACCATTCAACCTGGAAGAGGAACAAAGCAGATGAGAACTAGGGAGCCCTCACCTCAGTCCCTGTGGGAACCCTCAGTGTGGTGACGGTTCACAGAGAATTCCCTGGCACATGGGTTCCTGAATGGAGCCATTGTGGCCACAGCTAATGCTCTCTCATCTTGTGCTCAGTGCCTGGCATCATGGAGGTGTcctcaggggctggaggaggggtgCATACTCACCTGCACTCCTCTCCTTCCAGCAGCTTCCTGTAGGTGGCGATCTCCACATCAAGGGCCAGCTTGACATTCATGAGCTCCTGGTACTCCTTCAACAGCCTGGCCATGTCCTGTTTGGCCTTCTGCAGGGCATCCTCCAGCCCTTCCAGCTTGCCCTTGGCATCCTTGAGGGCCATCTCCCCACGCTGTTCAGCCTCAGCAATGGCAGCCTGCAGGGTGGCACACTAGGCagaaagagtaagaaaaacaaacttgaaaTGTGGTTCTCTTGAGAAGGTGAGCCCAAGGTCTTCGTTCCTAGTGAGCAAGAGTCTAGAGGATCAGGAATAATGGGCAGCAACCTCTGAATTTTTCTGTCTGTCCTACCTGCTTCTTGACGTGGTCGATCTCAGATCTCAGCCTCTGGATCATGCGGTTGATCTCAGCGATCTCCTGCTTGGTGTTGCGCAGGTCATCCCCATGTCTGCCAGCTGTGACCTTCAGCTCCTCATACTAAAGATAAATTGGAGAGCATTTATGTGAGTTTTGTATATGAAAGCAAATTCATCTCTGAGTGTCATGCACTATCATTGATGTTATAGCTTTTCCTCAAGAGAACCTGTAGGAGAACATGGACTACACAGTTCTCTAGGGGACAGAAAATGTTCCATGTACTCTCATGAGGACCAGTATCCTTAGTAAAGCTCAAGCAAAGAGAGCAAGGGCCCCATTTATGGCAACTTTCAATCTACCTCTGGTGTCTCTTGATCTTGGACTACAACACAAATCTATAACACAAGTGCAAGGTCATTTTAACCTCGAATGATGTCAGATACTTACAGATTCATTTTGATTCCAAGATACTCTCAATCATCCTCCATTCAATACTCACTTTTGTCTGGTACCAAGACTCAGCCTCAGCCCGGCTCCTCTGAGCAATCTCCTCATATTGGGCCTTGACCTCGGCAATGATGCTATCCAGATCCAGGCTACGGTTGTTGTCCATGGAGAGGACAACAGATGTGTCTGAGATGTGAGTTTGCATCTGAGACAGTTCCTACAGAACAGAAAGAGGCAACATCAGCTATGGATGTGTGGATTACAGACGTTCCCAACCAAGCACTCTCACTTTGCACAGGAGAAAGTAAAGGGAATGGGGGCATATtagaagagggagaaaaacagaggaagagagagacacacacagacaaacagagagagacagagagaggagacagagagaggagacttACTGCATCATAGAGAGCTCTCAGGAAGTTGATCTCATCTGTCAGACTGTCTGTCTTGGCTTGCAGTTCAACCTTATTCATGTAGGCAGCATCTACATCCTGAGGAAAGAGTCAACAACATGGAACCCAGTTAAATTTTTTGCCCAGCCTATTTTCCTCCATCTCCCTGGCAACCATTCTCTGGAATGGACCAGACATGCAAAGCATTTTTCTGCATCAGCACAGAAACCACCCCTGTGACTTAGTCAGCTCACCTTCTTCAGGGTCACAAATTCATTCTCTGCTGCTGTGCGCTTGTTGATTTCATCTTCATATCTACAAGTGGAGGGTTCCACACATTGTAGTCAGTGGGTAGGTGACATCTCAGGCAGCCCTTGACCCTACCCCAACTTCTATGAATGCAATATATTCAAATCATGCCAAAGATGAATTTGTTTCATTGaatattattcctttttttccctagCCTCCTACAACCCTCCAGGTCCTTATTCTCTTGCTCTTTGGCAATAAATTGTCATTTCATCATTATGACTGAGCTTTCTTAATTCATAGAGTCTGGGTCTAGATTTGGGCTTACATTATCATGAACTTTGGCAACCTGAATTCTTCTCTTGTTAACTCACTTGTTCTTGTAGTCCTCCACTGTATCCTGCATGCTCCTCAGCTCTGAGTCCAGGCGGCCCCTCTCCCCAATGATGCTGTCCAGCTGCCTCCTGAGGTTGCTGATGTACTGCTCAAACAATGGCTCCAGGTTCTGCCTCACAGTCTTGGTGCCCTGCTCCTGCAGCAGGGTCCACTTGGTGTCCAGGACCTTGTTCTGTTGCTCCAGGAACCGAACCTGGAGAGGCCGAGTGTGAGTGAAGTTTGAGTTGCATTCTTCAGTGGCCCCTTCACTACTGTGACTCCTGACGCAGGCTGTCTGTCTAGACCCCTTCAGTGTAGTCCCTGGCCCTGGGTCTACAGGGACAACCAGAGTGAAGCTCCCAACATCATCCCTCTAAGGAAGGCAGAGCTCTCAGGCAGGGCACAGGCAGTATAGCCAGTGCTCACTGTGGTGTGGTTTAATTTATTGTGGCTGAGGTGGCTCCCAAACTGCCCTATAGAGACTTCTTCCTCCGTACAATCCTGTTTTGTGAGTTTTCAGCTCATCTCAACACACTGGAATCAGATACCATTATGGGGAAACCTCTGGAGGAGAGCAACTCTGACCCTGATTGCCAGCTGCCAGCCTAACTAAAGAGGAGCACCAAGCCAGGACAGAGTCAACTAGAAACAATGGCCATGTTTGAGCAAAGACTAAAGTATCTTCCCTCTGAGACCTCTGCCTTTGGCATTCACTCGAGTCTACTCCTGTGTAGGCTGCTCTAGCAAGAACCACATCTCACCTTGTCGATGAAGGAGGCAAACTTGTTGTTGAGGGTCTTGATCTGTTCACGCTCCTCAGTCCTCACCCTCTGGATGGTGGGGTCGATTTGCAAGTTCAGAGGAGTGAGGAGGCTCTGGTTGATGGTGACTTCTTGGATGCCTCCAGGGGGGCACACGGGGAATCCAGTGCCCCCAAAGCCACCTCCAAAGCCAGCTCCACCACCAAATCCAAAGCCACTGCCGACTGCTCCAAAGCCGAAGCCTCCTCCCATTCGGCTACCATAGCCTCCCCCAATGCCACAGCTGCCCCCTCCGATGGAGATCCTCTTGGAGCTCCCCACACCATAGAGACTCCTGCTGCCAAAGCCAGCTCCTCCACACATGGCCCCAGAGCCACCACTGCCTCGGGAGcggcacacagacacactgctGAAGCCAGAGCGGTTGAGCCCTGGGACTCTGGCTGAGTTGGCACTGAAGCCTCGGTGGCTGGTTTGACTCCTGATGGTGGTTTTGGTAGACATGGTTCCTAGAGATGAGAAGTCTGTGAAGTGGAGAGACTGCAGGGCACAGCTGAGCAGATGAGCGTGATAGGCTCTGGGCAGCTGCTTATATATGGTATGGATGGGCTGGGCTTGGTCCTGAAGGTGAGCTTGCAGAGTGGGAAGGGCAGGGCTTTACACACAGTGAGCTCACACCTAGATTATTCAATGTGTTATGAAATACTGAAGTTGCAGTTTTGGCTTCCTTTTGTCAGGAAAAATGCTTCTGCCTCCAGTTTTGACTTGATCCATACAGTAAATCAGCTGGTTATTCACTGTATCTCACTTAGTCACTGACTCAAAGGTTCTGCAGGTCCTGAGAGCCCTctgctccctgcctgcctctctctcccatgATCATCTTGGAGACCAACTGTTGTCTTATGCCAACAGAGAGGCTGTCACTGACCTTCAGTGATTAGGAATGTGAACTGTGACCTGTTTTCCTTTAGATTCCATCTCAAACAGATAGAGAAGTCAACCACATGATGTCCCACACCCCTGTCACCTGTTTGACACCAAACAGCTCACAGCCAACCTTAGTTTTTCATGTTTCCATTCAGTTCACTCACCAACCCTATAATATTTGAAAGCAGATCTCAAAAATAAGATTTCTTCTGTAAGTAATTCATTTTATATCTAAAGATAGGCTGTTTTGTATATATGTAGAAAATGACCATATGTCttaagtatatatatttacattaaaactTATTCAAGGGACTGTGAAGTTGGCTTACTGTTGAAAAGCATTAGTTGCTCTTGCTAAGGACCCAACTttagttcccaacatccacatggtcagtcacaaccatctgtaactccagttcctgggaaacCCATGTCTTACATCTGAGGGCATCAGACACATGCATGTTCCACATATTTACATCCACAAAACTAGTTTTATACATAAAAGAGTTAAATATAATAACAGAAAGTATTGATTTTCCAATACTCTTGAAGTAtcatttttcaatattttgataGTTCAAATTTGTAAATACATTTAACTCATATTTTTTGTAGGTCATAGATCTTAAATAGTTTAACAGAATTTATCATTATCCCATAATCTTTTTTCTCCTAgtgtcttataaaaacaaaaaagtgtactagtgttttgcctgtacgcTAGTGTGGACCGCTTGTGGACCTGGTTCCCCTGGAGGCCTGAAGAGTGAGTCAGTGTCCCTAGAAGTAGAGTTaccagaaggttgtgagctatgagccacttggacccaaggcCTGCCCAAGATCAGACAgtgctcttccctgctgagccacctccccagccctctcctAATAACCAGTTTGTTACAGAATGCAGAGGAATGTCCTGCTTAGTGTTCCAGCTGCTGCCTTCTACTGGATTGTTGCTGGTGTTGGCTTCAACAAGCCTCAGTGTCTACCTCGTCTGCTGCaaactgattttatttaaatcatgaaTCTCAGTGAGATGTAGTCAAGCCTTTCAGGGATGGGGACGCCTGCCTTCAGTATCTCTTGTATTTTTCATGATTGTTCttaactatcctgggtttttttttctgtttccatttgaaGCTGAATGTTTTCTGTCAAAACCTGTGAAGAACTGGGTTAGAATATTGATGGAATTGAATTGACTTTATAGGTCACTGTTGTTAGGATAGcaatttttactttataaattctaccaatccatgagcatgggagctcttccCAAATTCCTGTTatcttcttcatattttaaacTTCTTATCATACAACTTTGCAGTGGGATAATGCTCTGGTAGACCCAAGagatttgtcacttggattggtttaataaaacactgattggccagtagccagggaagAAGTATTGGCGGGGTGACCAGActagaattctgagaagagggaggacagagtcaagagtcaccagccagatgcagagaaagcaagaagagaatgccacactgagaaaagataccaagccacgtggccaaacataggtaagaaatatgtgttaattATGTGTAagtgctagttagtaataagccttaGATATTGGACAAGCACATATAAgaaattgtaacatgaatcttaaaaggtcttattaataaaacaaacctggagccaggtattgtggtgagcactgaaaaatcagagagacagaacaggctacagctaacctcaccttgccaacttctcagccgatcctgtttcctcaaactagaagcctctgagttcttatctgaaatgaatctcagctgaactgctgctgaaaatctgaaagcttaatcaggctctagttcctggtcctcacaccttatacacctttctgcttcctgccatcacttcctggggttaaaagtatgtgtcaccattcctggctgtttccagtgtggctttgaactcacagaaatccagatggatct
Coding sequences within it:
- the LOC118596816 gene encoding keratin, type II cytoskeletal 6A-like; the encoded protein is MSTKTTIRSQTSHRGFSANSARVPGLNRSGFSSVSVCRSRGSGGSGAMCGGAGFGSRSLYGVGSSKRISIGGGSCGIGGGYGSRMGGGFGFGAVGSGFGFGGGAGFGGGFGGTGFPVCPPGGIQEVTINQSLLTPLNLQIDPTIQRVRTEEREQIKTLNNKFASFIDKVRFLEQQNKVLDTKWTLLQEQGTKTVRQNLEPLFEQYISNLRRQLDSIIGERGRLDSELRSMQDTVEDYKNKYEDEINKRTAAENEFVTLKKDVDAAYMNKVELQAKTDSLTDEINFLRALYDAELSQMQTHISDTSVVLSMDNNRSLDLDSIIAEVKAQYEEIAQRSRAEAESWYQTKYEELKVTAGRHGDDLRNTKQEIAEINRMIQRLRSEIDHVKKQCATLQAAIAEAEQRGEMALKDAKGKLEGLEDALQKAKQDMARLLKEYQELMNVKLALDVEIATYRKLLEGEECRLNGEGVGPVNISVVQSTMSSGYGSAGGASSSLGLGGGSSYSYSSSLGLGGGFSSGSGRGISGGLSSSGGSSSTIKYTTTSSSRKSYRH